One Megalops cyprinoides isolate fMegCyp1 chromosome 23, fMegCyp1.pri, whole genome shotgun sequence genomic region harbors:
- the LOC118770243 gene encoding palmitoyltransferase ZDHHC17-like, which produces MADAMDEYEKEAGCVPILHPEELKPQSHYNHGYSESVGRKSHVEDYSTWDIVKATQYGIFERCRELVEAGYDVRQPDKENVTLLHWAAINNRIDLVKYYISKGAIVDQLGGDLNSTPLHWATRQGHLSMVVQLLKYGADPALIDGEGCSCIHLAAQFGHTSIVAYFIAKGQDVDMMDQNGMTPLMWAAYRTHSVDPTRLLLTFNVSVNLGDKYHKNTALHWAVLAGNTTVISLLLDGGANVDAQNIKGETPLDLAKQRKNAWMINHLQEARQAKGYDSPSYLKRLKGDKEFRQKVMLGTPFLVIWLVGFIADLDIDSWLIKGLMYAAVWVTVQFLSKSFFDHSMHSALPLGIYLATKFWMYITWFFWFWNDLPFVTIHIPFLINSLALFYNFGKSWKSDPGIIKASEEQKKKTIVELAETGSLDLSVFCSTCLIRKPVRSKHCAVCNRCIAKFDHHCPWVGNCVGSGNHRYFMGYLFFLLCMICWMIYGCICYWRIHCATSYAKDGFWTYVTQIATCSPWMFWMFLNSVFHFMWVAVLIMCQFYQIACLGITTNERMNARRYKHFKVTTTSIESPFNHGCVRNLIDFFEYRCCGLFRPVVVDWTTQYTIDYDQTSGSGYQLV; this is translated from the exons gtatGGGATCTTCGAGCGTTGTCGAGAACTGGTGGAAGCAGGCTATGATGTTCGACAGCCAGACAAGGAGAATGTCACCCTTCTACACTGGGCAGCCATCAACAACAGGATAGACCTGGTCAA ATACTACATATCGAAGGGTGCCATCGTGGACCAGCTGGGAGGCGATCTGAACTCAACGCCATTACATTGGGCTACAAG ACAGGGCCACCTCTCCATGGTAGTGCAGCTCCTGAAATACGGGGCCGATCCTGCCCTCATCGACGGCGAGGGCTGCAGCTGCATCCACCTGGCCGCACAGTTCGGCCACACCTCCATCGTAGCCTACTTCATCGCCAAAGGGCAG GATGTCGACATGATGGACCAAAATGGCATGACTCCGTTGATGTGGGCAGCCTACAggacacacag CGTGGATCCCACCAGGCTGCTGCTGACCTTCAACGTGTCCGTTAACCTGGGGGACAAGTACCACAAGAACACGGCCCTGCATTGGGCAGTGCTGGCCGGCAACACCACAGTCATCAGCCTTCTGCTGGACGGCGGGGCCAACGTGGATGCGCAGAACATCAAG GGCGAAACGCCGCTGGACCTGGCCAAGCAGCGGAAGAACGCCTGGATGATCAACCACCTGCAGGAGGCACGGCAGGCCAAGGGCTACGACAGCCCCTCCTACCTGAAGAGGCTGAAGGGCGACAAG GAGTTCAGGCAGAAGGTGATGTTGGGGACACCCTTCCTGGTAATCTGGCTGGTGGGCTTCATCGCTGACCTTGACATTGACTCCTGGCTCATCAAGGGACTGATGTATGCAGCTGTGTGGGTCACTGTGCAGTTTCTCTCAAA GTCCTTCTTTGACCACTCCATGCACAGTGCCCTTCCCCTGGGCATCTACCTGGCCACCAAGTTCTGGATGTACATCACCTGGTTCTTTTGGTTCTGGAATG ATCTGCCCTTCGTCACCATCCACATCCCCTTCCTCATAAACAGCTTGGCGCTGTTCTATAACTTCGGCAAGTCCTGGAAGTCTGACCCAGGGATCATCAAAGCCTCtgaggagcagaaaaaaaag ACCATCGTAGAGCTGGCGGAGACAGGCAGTTTGGATCTCAGCGTATTCTGCAGTACATGCTTG ATACGGAAGCCTGTGAGGTCCAAACACTGCGCTGTGTGTAATCGTTGCATTGCCAAGTTTGACCACCACTGTCCCTGGGTAGGCAACTGTGTGG GAAGCGGGAATCACCGCTACTTCATGGGGTACTTGTTCTTCCTGCTCTGCATGATCTGCTGGATGATCTACGGCTGCATCTGCT ACTGGAGGATCCACTGTGCCACCAGCTACGCCAAGGACGGCTTCTGGACCTACGTGACGCAGATCGCCACCTGCTCGCCCTGGATGTTCTGGATGTTCCTCAACAGCGTCTTCCACTTCATGTGGGTGGCTGTGCTCATCATGTGCCAGTTTTACCAG aTTGCCTGCCTGGGCATAACCACGAACGAGAGGATGAATGCAAGAAGATACAAGCACTTTAAAGTCACAACAACATCTATCGAAAGCCCCTTCAA ccATGGGTGTGTTCGGAACCTCATAGACTTCTTTGAGTACCGCTGCTGTGGCCTCTTCCGGCCGGTGGTCGTGGACTGGACCACGCAGTACACAATAGATTATGACCAGACGTCTGGGTCGGGCTACCAGCTGGTGTAG